One Alkalicoccus halolimnae DNA segment encodes these proteins:
- a CDS encoding Cof-type HAD-IIB family hydrolase produces MEQKILFFDIDGTLLDEEKKLPASTEAAIAELKKQGHYVAIATGRAPFMFAELRKRLQVNSFISFNGSYVEFEGEAIYKKALDPDALKYFTEYATKNDHPVVYLDHRDMKANVPHHPHIEASLGSLKFDHPAFDESYLQGRNIYQTLLFCAEGEEKPYEEKFGDFDFIRWHEVSTDVLPAGGSKAIGIEKVMNRLGASRDDVYVFGDGPNDVEMLQFTKNSVAMGNSVPQAKAAAAVQTAHVSEDGLVKALRNFGLIK; encoded by the coding sequence ATGGAACAAAAAATACTTTTTTTTGATATTGACGGTACCCTGCTCGATGAAGAAAAAAAGCTGCCCGCATCAACGGAAGCAGCGATTGCAGAATTGAAAAAACAGGGCCATTACGTAGCGATCGCAACGGGGAGGGCACCTTTTATGTTTGCAGAGCTGCGCAAGCGCCTGCAGGTGAATTCGTTCATAAGCTTTAACGGCTCCTACGTGGAATTTGAAGGGGAGGCCATTTACAAAAAGGCCCTTGACCCCGATGCGTTAAAGTATTTTACCGAATACGCAACGAAAAATGATCACCCTGTCGTCTACCTCGATCACCGCGACATGAAGGCTAATGTCCCGCATCATCCCCATATTGAAGCAAGCCTCGGGTCTCTCAAGTTTGACCACCCGGCCTTTGACGAATCATATTTGCAGGGAAGAAACATTTATCAGACGCTGCTTTTTTGTGCCGAAGGAGAAGAGAAGCCGTACGAAGAAAAATTCGGCGATTTTGATTTTATCCGCTGGCATGAAGTTTCCACCGATGTTCTTCCGGCAGGAGGATCAAAAGCGATCGGCATCGAGAAAGTCATGAACCGCCTCGGAGCTTCCCGCGACGATGTGTATGTTTTCGGTGACGGCCCCAACGATGTGGAAATGCTCCAATTCACAAAAAACAGCGTAGCGATGGGCAACTCCGTCCCTCAGGCAAAAGCTGCGGCCGCTGTGCAGACGGCACACGTCAGTGAAGATGGTCTCGTAAAAGCCTTGCGTAACTTCGGTCTTATTAAGTAG